A window from Plasmodium relictum strain SGS1 genome assembly, chromosome: 7 encodes these proteins:
- a CDS encoding cytochrome c2, putative: protein MSAAGRVKLYGNDNIPDDFILPSGDCFRGYKLFKKYCQQCHSISKNNEINQGTSMIGPNLYGLYGRTAGLYKNSLYRASDLLKNSGIVWNDINLMRYLQNPNMFIEGNIHMNFKGINNLQDKVDLIWFIKYMCHIDWINKARDNEKQQ, encoded by the exons ATGAGTGCTGCTGGGAGAGTTAAATTATATGGCAATGACAATATACCAgatgattttattttacctTCTGGTGATTGTTTTAGaggttataaattatttaaaaaatattgtcAACAATGTCATTCTATTAGTAAAAATAACGAAATAAATCAAGGAACTTCAATG aTTGGACCAAATTTATATGGGTTGTATGGAAGAACTGCGggattatataaaaatagtttGTATAGAGCATcagatttattaaaaaattcagGAATTGTTTGGaatgatataaatttaatgagATACTTACAAAACCCTAATATGTTTATAGAAGGAAACATTCATATGAATTTTAAAGgaattaataatttacaaGATAAGGTTGATTTAATTTGgttcataaaatatatgtgtCATATAGATTGGATAAATAAAGCAAGAGATAATGAAAAACAacaatga
- a CDS encoding ribosomal RNA methyltransferase, putative, with protein MGKLSKDRRDIYYRKAKENGYRARSSYKLIQINEKFEIFKLFDPNMYNKNENALINIYNENFCYNIVDLCAAPGSWSQVLKNICLYNYYQILYFINKKNYDSNEEKLRHLENKEFIENFSLYINNNDTLESKISNLKKDKSIKEPKIIAVDLQEIGNMNYVHIIQGDITKMSTIDKILKCMNSKDEMNNEESIKCEYDNNKSLNNKILNKTTTPNSFSYANTVVCDGAPDITGMNDIDEFIQSQLILSSLKVCCSILKIGGNFISKIFRGEHTGLLVLHLNKFFEKIYICKPQSSRNKSLEAFLVCLNFSLPLSNIIALSDHNKKKSFNNKNFTHEQIRKMHTLFITKKDDEKKINNSKDDKKKNTKGNSEMYDEKDNQRNKYKKDENEDEDDNEDENKYEDEDEDEDKDEYECEYEGEIGDIIESEDEDEDEDEGENENNDLITREFRKNKNEDSEKGNTEIKIRDENKNKENYDKYNVIYDKFTINNEASCANSTKGIEKNENMPSITELEVDEDTVNILGNKNIDIFNFYCSDSDEEIKYFNSEDEEIVNDYIASENFMNNKLFSFVTTKNYYDSDKSYLLPQNYIRHEPQLMPLKPPYLLSLQKKRQETKKL; from the coding sequence atgggAAAGTTAAGTAAAGATAGAAGAGACATTTATTACCGAAAAGCAAAAGAAAATGGTTATAGAGCTAGAAGCTCTTATAAGCTAATTCAGATAAATGAAAAGTtcgaaatttttaaattatttgatccaaatatgtataataaaaatgaaaatgctttaattaatatatataatgaaaatttttgttaCAACATTGTTGATTTATGTGCTGCCCCAGGTAGTTGGTCACAAgttcttaaaaatatttgtttatacaattattatcaaattttgtattttataaataaaaagaattatgatagtaatgaagaaaaattaagaCATCTAGAAAATAAGGaatttatagaaaatttttcattatatattaacAACAATGACACATTAGAAAGTAAAATAAGTAATCTAAAGAAAGATAAATCAATAAAAGAGCCTAAAATTATAGCAGTTGATTTGCAAGAAATAGGTAATATGAATTATGTACATATTATACAAGGAGACATTACAAAAATGTCAACCatagataaaattttaaaatgtatGAATAGTAAAGATGAAATGAACAACGAAGAAAGTATTAAATGTGAATATGATAACAATAAATCcctaaataataaaattttaaataaaacaacGACACCAAATAGCTTCTCCTATGCAAACACAGTTGTTTGTGATGGTGCTCCAGATATAACAGGTATGAATGATATAGATGAATTTATTCAATCccaattaattttatctagTTTAAAGGTTTGTTgttctattttaaaaatagggGGAAACTTTATTAGTAAAATTTTTAGAGGAGAACATACAGGATTATTAGTTTTACATTTAAACAAATTTTTcgaaaaaatttacatatgTAAACCTCAGAGTAGCAGAAATAAAAGTTTAGAAGCTTTTCTTGTTTGTCTTAATTTTTCTCTACCACTATCTAATATTATTGCTTTAAGTGACCATAACAAGAAAAAGAGttttaataacaaaaattttactcATGAGCAAATTAGAAAAATGCATACACTATTTATTACTAAGAAAGacgatgaaaaaaaaattaataattcaaaagatgataaaaagaaaaatactaAAGGAAATTCAGAAATGTATGATGAAAAGGATAATCAAAGaaataagtataaaaaagatgaaaacgaagatgaagatgataatgaagatgaaaataaatatgaggATGAGGACGAGGATGAAGATAAGGATGAATATGAATGTGAATATGAAGGTGAAATTGGAGATATAATTGAAAgtgaagatgaagatgaagatgaagatgaaggtgaaaatgaaaataatgatttaataACTAGagaatttagaaaaaataaaaatgaagatagtgaaaaaggaaatacagaaataaaaataagagatgaaaataaaaataaagaaaattatgaCAAATATAATGtaatatatgataaatttactataaataatgaagCATCATGCGCAAATAGTACTAAAggaattgaaaaaaatgaaaacatgCCAAGCATCACAGAATTAGAAGTAGATGAAGATACAGTTAACATATTAgggaataaaaatattgatatatttaatttttattgttcTGACAGCGATGAAGAAATAAAGTATTTTAATTCAGAAGACGAAGAAATTGTTAATGACTATATTGCATCggaaaattttatgaataataaattattttcatttgttactacaaaaaattattacgATTCTGATAAATCATATTTACTACCtcaaaattatataagaCATGAACCACAGTTGATGCCATTAAAGCCTCcatatttattatcattacaaaaaaaaaggcaagaaacaaaaaaattgtaa
- a CDS encoding tRNA pseudouridine synthase, putative produces the protein MKETHNFIIFFSYIGMEFNGSAYQKDNKNTIENKLIENLYNLKLISNKIDSFSRVSRTDKGVSARINALTIRLKIKYQNMSILDIKKVYVKELNKKLKNIQIIDIQDVPNTFDARLNCIQRTYVYFFVNKNYNLEKMNEASKLFLGEHDFSNFCKKRKNNTSFKRTVLKFEIKNIDNNFFYFKIKGISFLYNQIRHMVSILFLVGKGLMEKNDIISMLKNIPMKNKNYKIADENGLLLYSFKFSDFNFNININNRIFSNVMNKYIQNTILLISLCYPLKMKKPNDDFFENIDDS, from the exons atgaaAGAAACGCATaacttcataatttttttctcataTATAGGAATGGAATTTAAT GGTTCGGCATAtcaaaaagataataaaaatacaatagAAAATAAACTGATAGAAAatctatataatttaaaattaatttctaataaaattga cTCTTTTTCAAGAGTATCAAGAACAGACAAAGGAGTTTCTGCTCGTATAAATGCATTAACAAtaagattaaaaataaaataccaAAATATGTCTATACTAGAcattaaaaaagtatatgttaaagaattaaataaaaaactaaaaaatatacaaattatTGATATTCAAGATGTTCCTAATACTTTTGATGCTcg tttaAATTGCATACAAAGAACATATGTTTACTTTTTTGtcaacaaaaattataatttagaaaaaatgaatgaagcatctaaattattt TTAGGAGAACAtgatttttcaaatttttgcaaaaaaagaaaaaataatacgtCCTTTAA gAGAACAGTGTTAAAgtttgaaattaaaaatattgataacaattttttttattttaaaattaaaggtATTTCGTTTTTATATAACCAA aTAAGACATATGGTTTCTATCCTCTTTTTAGTTGGTAAAGGATTAAtggaaaaaaatgatattattaGTATGTTGAAAAACATTCccatgaaaaataaaaa ttataaAATAGCTGATGAAAATggtttattattatattcctTTAAATTTAgtgattttaattttaatataaatattaataaccGCATATTTTCTAATGTGATGAATAAATACATTCAAAATACTATACTTTTAATTTCACTATGTTATcctttaaaaatgaaaaaaccTAATGAtgatttttttgaaaatatagaTGATTCTtag